One stretch of Lachnospiraceae bacterium oral taxon 096 DNA includes these proteins:
- a CDS encoding IS110 family transposase — MKVTYQTCCGVDVHKSFLVATIIKTTAGIEPSYQKKRFSTFNNSILDFKSWLLKNECHDVCMESTGKYWVPVFNLLEDQINVTIANPKWVKAVKGNKDDTKDSKWIGDLFRLGLVKSSYIPCRLIRILREYTRYRYKLVSCRSSEKNRYQNALTVCNIALDSVVSDIFGKSSSSIIDYLLEQSGTTINHEEISSKLLKSLKSKEDAVIESIEGYQMTDAQKYRMRLIRAHMDYITAEINDIDKQIESLISSDPDYDKAIRLLTTIPGVKRDSAITIISEIGIDMSQFCNSKRLCCWAGLTPGNNESAGKKKSVRITRAGVYLKPALVQCAHAAVKSDKSPYYKTKYESLVKRRGKKRAVIAIARMILIAIYRMLSTGEVWNPSDLYKIDMPAPLAEKQKAKAIKQAKKLLQKEGLLPPDEPLAS, encoded by the coding sequence ATGAAAGTTACTTATCAAACCTGTTGTGGTGTCGATGTTCACAAATCTTTTCTTGTTGCCACAATCATCAAAACTACCGCCGGTATTGAACCTTCTTATCAAAAGAAGCGATTCTCTACCTTCAACAATTCTATTTTAGACTTTAAATCGTGGCTTCTTAAAAATGAATGCCATGATGTCTGTATGGAATCCACAGGTAAATACTGGGTTCCTGTCTTTAATCTTCTCGAAGATCAAATCAACGTTACCATTGCTAATCCCAAATGGGTTAAAGCTGTTAAGGGTAACAAGGACGATACCAAAGATTCTAAATGGATTGGAGACTTATTCCGACTGGGACTTGTGAAAAGCAGCTACATTCCTTGTAGGTTGATCCGTATTCTTAGAGAATACACAAGATATCGTTACAAGCTTGTTTCTTGCCGTTCAAGTGAAAAGAATAGATATCAGAATGCTCTTACTGTTTGTAATATCGCATTAGATTCTGTTGTATCCGATATCTTTGGGAAGTCATCCTCATCCATTATCGATTATCTGCTTGAACAATCAGGTACTACGATTAACCATGAAGAAATCTCTTCAAAACTTCTTAAGAGCCTCAAATCCAAAGAAGACGCTGTGATTGAATCTATCGAAGGATATCAGATGACTGATGCCCAGAAATATCGTATGCGCCTAATTCGCGCACATATGGATTATATCACAGCTGAAATCAATGATATAGATAAACAGATTGAATCTTTGATTTCTTCCGATCCTGATTATGATAAAGCTATTCGGTTACTAACTACCATTCCGGGTGTCAAACGTGATAGTGCAATTACTATCATCTCCGAAATTGGTATTGATATGTCTCAGTTTTGTAATTCTAAACGCTTATGTTGTTGGGCAGGTCTTACCCCCGGCAACAATGAATCTGCCGGTAAGAAGAAATCTGTCCGTATTACACGTGCCGGTGTCTACCTCAAACCTGCATTAGTACAGTGTGCTCATGCAGCCGTGAAATCTGACAAGTCTCCTTACTACAAAACGAAATATGAATCCCTTGTTAAACGCCGTGGCAAGAAAAGAGCTGTTATTGCCATTGCCCGTATGATTCTTATAGCCATCTACCGGATGCTGTCTACCGGAGAGGTATGGAATCCAAGCGATCTTTACAAAATCGATATGCCTGCACCTTTAGCTGAAAAACAGAAGGCTAAGGCTATCAAGCAAGCCAAAAAACTTTTACAAAAGGAAGGACTGCTTCCTCCTGATGAACCTTTAGCTTCTTGA
- a CDS encoding ATP-binding cassette domain-containing protein, producing the protein MIQLEHIKKTYGESVIFRDFSLEIQDGEWIELCGNSGVGKTTLLQMMMGFVCQDQGRILGVPKKISAVFQENRLFETFSVRKNLWLASPKESEKKRLEILKAMELFTYADQNVETLSGGQRRRVAIAMMLARNADLYVLDEAFQGLDDEIKEKVMQTVKESLTGKTAIFVTHSESERVFFGGRKVELLLTGNT; encoded by the coding sequence ATGATACAATTAGAGCATATAAAAAAGACTTATGGTGAAAGCGTCATTTTTCGTGATTTTTCACTGGAAATTCAAGATGGAGAGTGGATTGAGCTGTGTGGAAATTCAGGGGTGGGAAAGACGACACTTTTGCAGATGATGATGGGCTTTGTTTGCCAAGATCAGGGGAGAATTCTTGGCGTGCCAAAGAAAATTAGTGCCGTCTTTCAGGAAAATCGCCTCTTTGAAACTTTTAGTGTAAGGAAAAATTTGTGGCTTGCTAGTCCAAAAGAGAGTGAAAAAAAGCGATTGGAGATATTGAAAGCCATGGAGCTTTTTACATACGCCGATCAAAATGTGGAGACATTGAGCGGTGGTCAAAGGCGTCGAGTGGCGATTGCCATGATGCTTGCAAGAAACGCCGATTTGTATGTATTGGATGAGGCATTTCAGGGATTAGATGATGAGATAAAAGAAAAGGTAATGCAGACCGTCAAGGAGAGTTTGACAGGAAAAACAGCAATATTTGTGACCCATAGTGAGAGTGAGAGAGTATTTTTTGGCGGAAGAAAAGTAGAATTGCTATTGACAGGAAACACATAA
- a CDS encoding nitroreductase yields MNIGTMRARRSVRTFTEESVASELIEKLSAYMKELDNPFHIPIEFQILDAKEHKVSSPVLVGAQTYIVGKYQRQPNAELAFGYEFEKLMLCAVSLGLGTVWIAGTMDRKAFERAIEVKDGEVMPAITPIGYAANKKSIREGMMRKAIKADERIDFEKLFFDRNFEHPLKEADAGRFLLPLQMVRWAPSATNKQPWRLVVDGNRIHFYEEKTKGYDREEIGDVQKIDLGIAMAHFEIAANETGQKGRFVQANPKLMLPENTEYITTFEIMLPQSH; encoded by the coding sequence ATTAATATAGGGACCATGAGGGCAAGAAGAAGTGTGAGAACTTTTACTGAAGAAAGTGTTGCTTCAGAGTTAATTGAGAAGTTGAGCGCTTATATGAAAGAACTTGACAATCCATTTCACATTCCAATAGAGTTTCAAATCTTAGATGCTAAGGAGCACAAGGTGAGTAGTCCTGTTCTTGTGGGAGCACAGACTTATATTGTAGGAAAATATCAAAGACAGCCAAATGCAGAATTGGCATTTGGATATGAATTTGAAAAGTTAATGCTCTGTGCAGTATCTCTTGGATTGGGGACAGTGTGGATTGCTGGTACAATGGATAGAAAGGCATTTGAAAGGGCAATAGAAGTAAAGGACGGTGAAGTTATGCCAGCCATCACGCCAATCGGCTATGCAGCAAACAAAAAGTCTATAAGAGAGGGAATGATGCGAAAGGCTATTAAGGCAGATGAGCGCATAGACTTTGAAAAACTTTTCTTTGATCGAAATTTTGAGCATCCACTTAAGGAGGCGGATGCTGGAAGGTTTCTGCTGCCACTTCAAATGGTGAGATGGGCACCTTCTGCAACAAACAAACAGCCTTGGAGATTGGTTGTTGATGGCAATCGCATTCATTTTTATGAGGAAAAGACAAAGGGCTACGATAGGGAAGAGATTGGAGATGTACAGAAGATAGATTTGGGAATTGCAATGGCACATTTTGAGATTGCAGCCAATGAGACAGGACAAAAAGGAAGATTTGTGCAGGCAAATCCGAAACTTATGTTGCCAGAGAATACAGAGTATATCACGACTTTTGAAATAATGCTACCGCAATCCCACTAG
- a CDS encoding AzlC family ABC transporter permease, protein MKKVRREMITERVVQKAFLRSLPVFAGYIVLGIGFGILAKSKGYGIWWALAMSLLIYGGSMQYVGIDLMGAGASVLSVAIMSLMVQARHLFYAISMIDKLKGAGRKKPYLIFAMTDETYSLIVDDDGPKNEDRFAYYFMIAIFNHIYWIFGGCIGSLLASVISFNTTGIDFSMTALFVTVFTDQWLKSKNHIYACTGVFCSLGSLLIFGASNFLIPAMLSIVVVMGILYQRRKIHV, encoded by the coding sequence ATGAAGAAAGTGAGAAGAGAGATGATTACAGAACGAGTCGTACAAAAGGCATTTTTGCGATCTCTTCCCGTATTTGCAGGTTATATTGTGCTTGGAATTGGCTTTGGAATTTTGGCAAAATCAAAGGGATATGGCATATGGTGGGCATTGGCGATGAGTCTTTTGATTTATGGCGGGTCAATGCAATATGTTGGGATTGACCTCATGGGGGCAGGAGCGAGTGTATTGTCTGTAGCCATCATGTCTTTGATGGTACAGGCGAGGCATCTATTTTATGCGATTTCCATGATTGACAAGTTAAAGGGTGCGGGAAGGAAAAAGCCATATTTAATTTTTGCGATGACAGATGAGACCTATTCATTGATTGTGGACGACGATGGTCCCAAAAATGAAGACCGATTTGCTTATTATTTCATGATTGCCATCTTTAATCATATCTATTGGATCTTTGGAGGTTGTATAGGAAGTCTTTTGGCGAGTGTAATTTCATTTAACACGACGGGCATAGATTTTTCAATGACAGCACTCTTTGTCACAGTATTTACCGATCAGTGGTTAAAAAGTAAAAATCATATCTACGCGTGTACGGGCGTTTTTTGCTCTTTGGGGAGTCTGTTGATCTTTGGTGCAAGCAATTTTTTAATTCCTGCGATGTTGAGCATTGTTGTGGTGATGGGGATACTCTATCAGAGGAGAAAAATTCATGTATAG
- a CDS encoding YARHG domain-containing protein: MQNRKKIIAAIVLGIILAGVIAGCVFSIRYQKRGQQGSVDISTETKSETISQRESSYTMADFTLGKMEERESIQGEPSTSPAREGVLTDPDGYILPSSAKVAITDADLSKLSGQEVVYAKNEIYARHGYIFDSDELNRYFRGKNWYVPNENFHKEDIAGIEKNNVDFIADYEVRNSIHYTVQ; this comes from the coding sequence GTGCAGAATAGAAAAAAGATAATCGCAGCGATTGTGTTGGGAATCATTTTGGCTGGTGTGATCGCAGGTTGTGTGTTTTCTATTCGCTATCAGAAGAGGGGACAACAAGGGAGTGTTGATATCAGCACGGAGACAAAATCGGAGACTATTTCACAGCGTGAGAGCAGTTACACAATGGCAGATTTTACACTTGGAAAGATGGAGGAGAGGGAGAGCATACAGGGAGAACCCAGTACTTCACCAGCGAGAGAGGGAGTGCTCACTGATCCTGATGGTTATATTTTGCCAAGCAGTGCTAAGGTGGCCATCACCGATGCCGACTTATCGAAGTTGAGTGGACAGGAAGTGGTCTATGCCAAGAATGAAATTTATGCACGTCATGGATATATCTTTGACTCAGATGAGTTAAATCGCTATTTTAGAGGGAAAAATTGGTATGTTCCCAATGAAAATTTTCATAAAGAGGATATTGCGGGCATCGAAAAGAATAATGTTGATTTTATTGCAGACTATGAGGTGCGCAATAGCATTCATTACACTGTACAGTAG
- a CDS encoding pyridoxamine kinase: MREKKVMTIQDISCVGQCSLTVALPIISACGIETAILPSAVLSTHTGFQGFTFHDLSDDIQAIANHWKNEKICFDAIYSGYLGSVRQVDDVIALMNTLLTENGEKIVDPAMADNGKLYTGFDQVFVQAMKRLCGQADVILPNITEAALLTDSEYCMDNHSSEYIEHLLRKLGELGAKTVILKGVMDRAGQIGVIVYDVASKEKLSYYTKKIEKSSHGTGDCFASVFTGALMRGFDYFSAAKLAADFVVTCLEKTMDDPDHWYGVKFEKALPMLISRIEGLHSAE, from the coding sequence ATGAGAGAGAAAAAAGTGATGACAATACAGGATATTTCCTGCGTGGGACAATGTTCATTGACGGTGGCTCTGCCAATTATATCCGCTTGTGGAATTGAGACAGCGATTCTTCCGTCAGCAGTGCTTTCTACACATACTGGTTTTCAGGGATTTACATTTCATGATCTTTCCGATGATATTCAAGCCATTGCCAATCATTGGAAAAATGAAAAGATTTGTTTTGATGCCATCTATTCGGGATATCTTGGCAGTGTGCGTCAGGTAGATGATGTTATTGCACTGATGAATACTTTGCTCACAGAGAATGGAGAAAAGATTGTTGATCCAGCGATGGCAGACAATGGAAAACTCTACACAGGATTTGATCAGGTCTTTGTTCAGGCAATGAAAAGACTCTGTGGGCAGGCCGATGTGATTTTGCCAAATATCACAGAGGCAGCATTGTTGACAGATAGTGAATATTGCATGGACAATCACAGCAGTGAGTATATTGAACATCTATTGAGAAAGTTGGGAGAACTTGGTGCAAAGACAGTCATCTTAAAGGGGGTGATGGACAGAGCAGGTCAGATCGGTGTGATTGTCTATGATGTGGCGAGCAAAGAAAAACTTTCCTATTACACAAAGAAAATTGAAAAGAGCTCTCATGGAACAGGAGATTGTTTTGCGTCAGTATTTACAGGAGCTTTGATGAGAGGCTTTGATTATTTTTCAGCAGCAAAATTGGCAGCAGATTTTGTGGTGACTTGCCTAGAAAAGACGATGGATGATCCAGATCATTGGTATGGTGTAAAGTTTGAAAAGGCATTGCCGATGCTCATTTCTCGCATAGAAGGGCTTCATAGTGCAGAATAG
- a CDS encoding TetR/AcrR family transcriptional regulator yields MKKSKVKKSLSERTQQNKNDLRVRKTRKALQDAILELAKEYDFDEITINQICDRAHIRRVTFYRHYKGKSDFVANVVQDLVDACTEFNSVYIHESPTVYYDYVINDVLNFMLENERLIRGIFYSKYAKVATEQIYTKFIDIVRREVLRNKMCTEEKLEEKKFVIYFVCGGIMHLVYGWLDGTITIPKEEYAKEINYLMLSIWKLELT; encoded by the coding sequence ATGAAAAAAAGCAAGGTAAAGAAAAGTTTGAGTGAGAGAACGCAGCAGAATAAAAACGATTTACGTGTGCGAAAGACAAGGAAAGCCCTACAAGATGCTATACTAGAGCTTGCAAAAGAATATGATTTTGACGAAATTACAATTAATCAAATTTGTGATAGAGCACATATACGCAGAGTTACTTTTTATCGCCATTACAAGGGAAAAAGTGATTTTGTTGCCAATGTAGTTCAGGATTTAGTTGATGCGTGCACAGAGTTTAATTCTGTATACATTCATGAATCGCCAACAGTTTACTATGATTATGTAATCAATGATGTTTTGAATTTTATGTTAGAAAATGAGCGGCTGATTCGAGGCATCTTTTATAGTAAATATGCAAAGGTTGCGACAGAACAAATTTATACTAAATTTATAGACATTGTTCGCCGAGAAGTGTTGCGAAACAAAATGTGCACAGAAGAGAAGTTAGAGGAGAAGAAGTTTGTCATCTACTTTGTGTGCGGGGGAATTATGCATTTGGTATATGGATGGTTGGATGGTACCATTACAATACCTAAAGAAGAATATGCAAAAGAAATTAATTACTTGATGTTATCCATTTGGAAATTGGAGCTTACTTAA
- a CDS encoding ATPase — protein MVVKTVEEMMADAREKWVVDVRKKEDFDRDHYPDSEHIFFDEFWEHRDEFPRNRPIYLICYSGLQTDDLAQDLQNEGYEAYSLENGYRSYLKFRIAQYFAQEENQQDRYKDIERSIIKKFRKEIWRKFTSAINEYDLIQKGDKIAVCISGGKDSMLMAKLFQELYRHGKKNFELVFLVMNPGYNELNYQTVLDNAKLLNIPIEVFTSEIFDIVADQENSPCYLCARMRRGHLYSKAKELGCNKIALGHHFDDVIETILMGMLYGAQVQTMMPKLHSTNFEGMELIRPMYLIREKDIIHWMHYNQLQFIQCACRLTESCASCGGTEQGSKRGEIKRLIADLAKINPYIEMNIFRSVENVNLNTIIAYKKDGVEHRFLETYNQKEKERQK, from the coding sequence ATGGTAGTAAAGACAGTAGAAGAGATGATGGCAGATGCACGGGAGAAATGGGTTGTAGATGTGCGAAAAAAGGAAGATTTTGATCGGGATCATTATCCAGATTCAGAGCATATCTTCTTTGATGAATTTTGGGAACACAGGGATGAGTTTCCAAGAAATCGACCGATTTATTTGATTTGTTACAGTGGATTGCAGACCGATGACTTGGCACAGGATTTACAAAATGAAGGATATGAGGCCTATAGCCTAGAAAATGGCTATCGCTCTTATTTAAAGTTTCGCATTGCACAATACTTTGCACAGGAAGAAAATCAGCAAGATCGCTATAAGGATATTGAGCGAAGTATTATCAAAAAGTTTCGAAAGGAAATTTGGCGAAAGTTTACCTCGGCGATCAATGAGTATGATTTGATTCAAAAGGGCGATAAGATTGCAGTGTGCATCTCAGGGGGAAAGGATTCGATGTTGATGGCCAAGCTCTTTCAAGAGTTGTATCGACATGGAAAGAAGAACTTTGAATTGGTATTTTTGGTCATGAATCCTGGTTACAATGAACTCAATTATCAGACCGTGCTTGACAATGCAAAATTACTAAATATTCCGATTGAAGTCTTTACTTCAGAGATTTTTGATATTGTGGCAGATCAAGAAAATTCTCCATGTTATTTGTGTGCGAGGATGAGAAGGGGACATCTCTACAGCAAGGCCAAGGAATTAGGTTGCAATAAGATTGCACTGGGGCATCATTTTGATGATGTGATTGAGACCATTTTGATGGGAATGCTCTATGGTGCACAGGTGCAAACCATGATGCCAAAACTTCATTCCACAAATTTTGAAGGGATGGAGTTAATTCGTCCAATGTATCTGATTAGAGAAAAAGACATTATTCACTGGATGCACTACAATCAATTGCAGTTTATTCAATGTGCATGCCGATTGACCGAAAGCTGTGCTTCATGTGGTGGAACAGAACAAGGAAGTAAGCGAGGAGAAATCAAGCGCTTGATTGCTGACCTTGCCAAGATCAATCCCTATATTGAAATGAATATCTTTCGAAGTGTGGAAAATGTCAATTTGAACACCATCATTGCCTATAAAAAGGACGGTGTTGAACATAGATTCTTAGAAACTTATAACCAAAAGGAGAAAGAGAGGCAAAAATGA
- a CDS encoding AzlD domain-containing protein, producing MYSEIVPVMVMSGVTILLRSLPFVLLRNRKTPKFIAYLGEVLPYAIMGMLVVYCLKGVDVFSRKHGIPELVACILVVVSYVWKKNSLISIVLGTVVYMFLVQI from the coding sequence ATGTATAGTGAAATTGTACCGGTGATGGTGATGAGTGGAGTGACCATTTTGTTGAGAAGTCTTCCCTTTGTATTGTTGAGAAATCGAAAGACACCAAAGTTTATTGCCTACTTGGGGGAGGTTTTGCCCTATGCCATTATGGGGATGCTGGTCGTGTATTGTTTAAAGGGAGTCGATGTTTTTAGTAGAAAACATGGTATTCCAGAGCTTGTGGCCTGTATACTTGTGGTGGTAAGCTATGTGTGGAAGAAAAATTCATTGATTAGCATTGTGTTAGGGACTGTAGTGTATATGTTTTTGGTACAAATATAG
- a CDS encoding glutamate-5-semialdehyde dehydrogenase, with the protein MDIQDITKQMKLHSSQMAATTNEERNHCLEEIIFALKQNKEEILLANKADVAQAKEDGISEAVLKRLKFDESKLEGVISGIQDLTLLPDPLGKIDLKRQLDEGLTLIRQTCPIGVIGVIFEARPDALIQIATLCIKSGNCAILKGGRETARTNKILFDTIYKTCLKCNLPNHCLFQVEAREDIAALLSCQGSVDLLIPRGSNAFVRYIMDNTNIPVMGHSDGICHIYVDKDYDLDKAIRVIVDAKTQYTAACNATETLLVHKDSVSALMPPLAEALKKAGVTIVADRDIAKLIHCEEASEKDYATEYLDLKISIKTVADIDEAVHHINLYGSHHTDAIITEDQEAAEHFMQLVDSAGVYQNCSTRFADGYRYGFGAEVGISTGKLHARGPVGLEGLCTYKYKLYGNGDIVGDYASGKKSFHFKDL; encoded by the coding sequence ATGGATATTCAAGATATTACAAAACAGATGAAACTTCATTCCAGCCAAATGGCCGCTACTACAAATGAAGAGAGAAATCATTGCCTAGAAGAAATTATTTTTGCACTAAAACAAAATAAAGAAGAAATTCTTCTAGCCAACAAAGCAGATGTAGCACAAGCCAAAGAAGATGGCATTTCTGAGGCTGTATTAAAGCGTCTCAAATTTGATGAATCAAAACTTGAGGGTGTTATTTCTGGCATCCAAGATTTAACTCTCCTTCCAGACCCCCTAGGAAAAATTGATTTAAAGCGTCAACTTGATGAAGGACTTACCTTAATCCGACAAACTTGTCCCATCGGTGTCATTGGTGTCATCTTTGAAGCTCGACCTGATGCTCTGATTCAAATTGCAACCTTATGCATTAAGAGTGGAAATTGTGCAATTTTAAAGGGTGGACGAGAGACCGCAAGGACCAATAAAATCCTCTTTGATACCATCTATAAAACTTGCCTCAAATGTAATTTGCCAAATCATTGTCTATTTCAAGTAGAGGCAAGAGAGGATATTGCAGCCCTTCTATCCTGCCAAGGTAGTGTAGACCTCTTAATTCCAAGAGGATCCAATGCCTTTGTTCGCTACATTATGGACAATACCAATATCCCTGTCATGGGCCATTCCGACGGTATTTGCCACATCTATGTCGATAAAGACTATGACCTAGACAAGGCCATTCGTGTGATTGTCGATGCTAAAACTCAATACACTGCGGCCTGCAATGCGACAGAGACCTTGCTTGTACACAAAGACAGTGTCTCCGCTCTGATGCCACCTCTTGCCGAGGCACTAAAAAAAGCTGGCGTAACGATAGTGGCAGATAGAGACATTGCCAAGCTTATCCACTGTGAAGAGGCAAGCGAAAAAGATTACGCAACCGAATATCTTGACCTAAAGATTTCCATTAAGACTGTGGCAGATATTGACGAGGCAGTCCATCACATCAATCTCTACGGTTCTCACCACACCGATGCTATTATTACAGAGGATCAAGAGGCCGCCGAACACTTTATGCAACTTGTTGACTCCGCCGGCGTATATCAAAATTGCTCCACTCGCTTTGCCGATGGCTATCGCTATGGTTTTGGTGCAGAAGTTGGTATCAGCACTGGAAAACTGCACGCCAGAGGTCCAGTTGGACTTGAGGGACTTTGCACCTACAAGTATAAGCTCTATGGAAATGGAGATATTGTGGGCGACTATGCAAGCGGAAAGAAGAGTTTCCACTTTAAAGACCTATAA